A window of Rhododendron vialii isolate Sample 1 chromosome 11a, ASM3025357v1 genomic DNA:
AGAATATTATATATCCAACCTTGGACTTCTTTTACCACTAGGTTGGAGATCCCAAagtgtaaatatttttgaactatTGCTATGAACCTGAAATTCACGAATTTAATTCTTCTGTATATAAAACACCTAACCGAATTAGTATAAGTAAACGTATCGCGATGTTTCATTGGAAACGGACAATCTGAGAAAAAACATTCTTGATTTCGATACACACTCTGCATGTGTGCGTATATACGAAAATACCATGCATCACATTCAAGCTAGAGAGACAAAGAGATACCTGGATAGTAAAAAGCGATACCAGGAACGCAATTTCAAAACGCAACTCTAAAAACAATCGTATCTAAATTTAAAGCCTTTCAATACACGTTGACACGCAGTTTCATGGCTAAATCTCGTCTATTTATTAACCGCTTTACAACTAGCCGAAACGGTTTAAGGGTGGAACCGTGGAAGTTAACCTGAATCTTGAACGCTGATAGCGAAAGAGGTTGGCAACCCGTCCAGTCCTTCCAGTCCATGTGTTAGTTTTGTTTCGTGGAAAAATTAGACTGGCCTCCCTGAGGTTTTCAATAGTAAATACTATTGAATAGGGTCCAGTGAATATGGTCCGGCCTCTCAGCAGTTCAATGGTTTGAACTGGACGAGACAGTTTAGATCGGGACAGTCCATTAGTAGAtttaacggttcggattttctcATACACTTTTACCGGTAAGAATACACTCTTATAGGTAAAAGTGTaaaaatacattcaaacagcTAATTGCAGCAAATGAACGATCCCAATCAGGACTGTCTCTTCACAGGGACTGAACAGGATCCATTTTAACTCCCGTTTGTTGACTCCTGAAATTTTAGTCAATCCTCAACCTTTTATTTGTATTGCCAATTTGAACCCCTTAGCTAGGGTTGGCAACAGGGCGGGGTGGAAGTGAATACCACTGTCCTCCCCGAACCTATATTCAATCCCAGTTCCCACCCTGATCTCAACAGGGAAATTTCTTTAATGACCCTCCATCTCCGTCTCAAACGGGGAACAGAAATTCCCGTGGAAAATCGGGGATATGTACCTAAACAAAAAAACCTTGCATTGTGCCACACAATTTCCTAACGAAATCAAAAAACACAGAATAGGTACAAACCATTCGCAATAAACATCCTTCGCCTTTGTCATCCAAAAGAAACATCCATAACATTTTCTTATGCGACTAGACTTTGCCAATGATTGACATCAAGTTTGTTTGCCAGCGGAGATTCTAGACACAAATGTTTGGGACACAAAACGTgttcaaaattattcaatttcACACAAAGTTCACACTTATTCCAAGTAGGAGAGAGAGTTAAGGAGAGTGCTTCATTTTAATTTAAGTCACAACATTCTTATAGAATACATCACGTATGAGAGAGAGTCAAGGAGAGAATTTCGTTTTAAATAGTGAGGAAATTAGATTCTTATAGAATATATAGGGagtatatagatagatagattgtCATTCGAGGATATGGGTCTTGTCCACAAAGTGATTGAAGAATGGGAACGTGAGATGGTTCTGTCAATCAAAGGCCAGCACATGCCATCCTAATGTGGAGTGAAGGTGAGTGAAGAGTCAGCAATCATAGGCCACCTCAACCTCTGTGGGAAATTGAAGGAAATTGAAGGAGACAATTTTGATGATCGTATGGAGTTCCATCGTCCTTAACACGTGTCAGCACCTTGTTAGTTCCCGCCTAATTTTCAATTCTACCCTTTTCCATTCTTAAGCTAATTTCCATTACGTACGACAACAGCGTTTTTTCCATTCTTAACATTCTTAAAGCAAGGCCTTCTTGATCTCTCTCCATCCCTCTCCCCTTctttctcgctctctctctctctctctctctctctctccaattcgtTCATTTCTAGCTTCGGATCTGATTATCCCCAGGTCTCGATTATGGCTGAGAAGGTTTGTTTGTAAACACCATTTCCCTCTATCTCTACATACATAAATACCACACGAGATATATAGTTCAGCTTTCTGTTGTCGTGGATTAATTGCTTTCTttagccacacacacacacacacacacacacacacatatatatatatatatatatatatatatatatatttgctttattttgttCAATGTCTACTCCACCAATCCTGATTCTATTTCTTCTCAATTATACATCTCCTATGATAGACCACTGAGTTAATATCCCCTGCTTCCGTGATATCCCCTGCTACCGAGCAGTGCAGTTCATATGTAActctttgtgtttttcttttcaatcatGTAACAGGTTACAACAATGGTGCTGAAGGTGGACCTTCAGTGTCCTAGTTGCTACAGGAAGATCAAGAAAGTTCTTGCCAAATTTCCCCGTGAGACCCGCgcctattattattattattcattACACTTCTTTTCATTCACGTGAAGGGAGAATGATTTTTACATTTCTTTTCATTCACGCGAAACAACAAATAGTACAAAATTGTTATTTGTAcataaaaatcaaataaagaggtAAGAAGAATTGGATGCATTTACGTACGTGAATAAAGATGAGAACAAGAGTACGACAAGATAAAAAGTAAGTACGACAACTACTGTTTGCTTTTCGATATTTTCTAAACTTTTAGTATAAGAAACTGACTTTTGTGCGATGTCAAACTTTTGGGGACAAATTATAGAAATTCGAAGCCAGGCTTATGACGAGAAGCAGAATACGGTGACGATCACTGTAGTATGCTGCTGTCCGGAGAAGATTCGTGACAAGTTGTGTTGCAAAGGTGGGAAAACAATCAAGAGCATTGAGATTAAACCGCCTCCACCGGCTCCGGTATGTTGTGGGCAATGTTACAAGGGTATCCCTTGGGGCCCATGTTATGAGGGGTATGGGAGGCCAGTACCATCCTATTATGGGTATGGGTATGGTCGGAATAGGGCTTGTTATGGAGTAAGTCGTTGCAATGAGTACTTTAATGAAGAAAACACTTCTGGTTGCACAATCATGTGATGGTAGTGCTTCCTCATGATCAAgcttttttattacttttgttgaaaaacaaaaagcataCTTGTTTGTGGGTATAGGGGGGGGGGTGTTTAACGAGTTTGGTAGTCTGGCGGTGGTGGCCAAATAGTCAATTGAGATGGGGTTATATGGTAATATGCATGTAATGATCTTTGGTTAGTAAGATTCTTCGTTAATCATATACTTTGCATATGCTTTTGTTTCATCTTTACATGATTTGTTGTTCCTTCGAAGTTAGATCAGGAACTCACAAAGAATATGAGTACCTTATTCCACGTCAATCATTTTCTTGTAACTATTCAATACCCTTATGAAAAATTGATCACATCCGAGCGATTTCGGGGTCGAATCCACTTTGAATTTGATAAATGCATTGCTTGTGAAGTATGTGTTCATGTATGTCCTATAGATCTAGCCGTTGTAGATTGGAAATTGGAAACCAATATTCAAAAGAAACGGTTGTTTAATTACAGTATTGATTTCGGAATCTATATATTTTGCAACAATTG
This region includes:
- the LOC131307873 gene encoding protein PYRICULARIA ORYZAE RESISTANCE 21-like; translation: MAEKVTTMVLKVDLQCPSCYRKIKKVLAKFPQIRSQAYDEKQNTVTITVVCCCPEKIRDKLCCKGGKTIKSIEIKPPPPAPVCCGQCYKGIPWGPCYEGYGRPVPSYYGYGYGRNRACYGVSRCNEYFNEENTSGCTIM